From the genome of Microtus pennsylvanicus isolate mMicPen1 chromosome 20, mMicPen1.hap1, whole genome shotgun sequence, one region includes:
- the LOC142838681 gene encoding retinol dehydrogenase 16-like produces the protein MWLYLVALVGLWPLLRWIRERQVVSHLQDKHVFITGCDSGFGNLLARQLDRRGMRVLAACLTEKGAEELRKKTSDKLETVILDVTKTESIVAATQWVKERVGNRGLWGLVNNAGISIPSGLNEWMNKEDFAKILDVNLLGVIEVTLSMLPLVRKARGRVVNVSSVLGRVSLFGGGYCISKYGVEAFSDSIRRELSYFGVKVAIIEPGFFQTAISSSDRHSSHSQMLWDRASSEVKEIYDEKFLLSYQTGLKLLDKMCNKDLSLVTDCMEHALTSRHPRTRYSAGWDAKLFYIPVSYLPTCLADVILFWTSTKPEKAL, from the exons ATGTGGCTCTACCTGGTGGCTCTAGTGGGCCTGTGGCCCCTCCTGCGCTGGatcagggagaggcaggtggtgaGCCATCTCCAAGACAAGCATGTCTTCATCACCGGCTGTGACTCGGGTTTTGGGAACCTGCTGGCAAGACAGCTGGACAGAAGAGGCATGAGGGTGCTGGCTGCATGTCTGACggagaagggagcagaggaacTGAGGAAAAAGACATCAGACAAGCTGGAGACAGTGATACTTGATGTCACCAAGACAGAGAGTATTGTGGCAGCtactcagtgggtgaaggagcGTGTTGGGAACAGAG GACTGTGGGGCCTGGTCAACAATGCTGgcatctccatcccctctggtcTCAATGAGTGGATGAACAAAGAGGATTTTGCAAAGATACTGGATGTGAACCTGTTGGGCGTGATCGAGGTGACTCTGAGCATGCTGCCCTTAGTGAGGAAGGCCAGGGGTCGAGTGGTCAACGTCTCCAGCGTCTTGGGACGAGTGTCTCTGTTTGGTGGTGGTTACTGTATCTCCAAGTATGGTGTAGAGGCCTTCTCGGACTCCATCAG GAGGGAGCTCTCCTATTTTGGAGTGAAGGTGGCTATCATAGAGCCTGGTTTCTTCCAGACTGCTATTTCAAGTAGTGACAGGCATTCGTCACATTCCCAGATGCTGTGGGACCGGGCAAGCTCAGAAGTCAAAGAGATCTATGACGAGAAGTTTTTGTTATCCT ATCAGACAGGGCTAAAGTTATTGGACAAAATGTGCAACAAGGACCTCTCCTTGGTGACGGACTGCATGGAGCATGCGCTGACTTCCCGTCACCCCCGGACCCGATATTCAGCTGGTTGGGATGCCAAGCTCTTCTACATCCCTGTGAGCTACCTGCCCACCTGTCTTGCAGATGTCATCTTATTCTGGACATCCACGAAGCCTGAAAAAGCTCTGTGA